The nucleotide sequence CGTCTTCGTTCGTGCGCGAGGATGACGAAGCAGTAGAGCAGCCGAAAGGTGACCGTCGGCACGACGAAGAAGTCGCAGGCCGCGGTGCAGTCCATGTGGTTCGCGAGGAACGATCTCCACGTCTGCGACGGCGGCCGGCCGGGCCGGTTGCAAACCATGTACTTGGCGATTGTGGATTCGGCGACATCATGACCAAGCAGGGCCAGCTCGGCCCGGATGCGCGGTGCCCCCCACAGCGGGTTCTCCCGAGAGACGCGCCGGATCAACGCGCGAACCTCGGTTTCGATCTTCGGTCGGCCATTCCTCCTCGACTTCCATCGCCAGTACAATCGGAAACCTCGTCGGTGCCAGCGCACGACCGTGTCCGGCTGGACGACGACAAGCGCGGATCGCCAGCCACGCCACAACTTGGAAAGCCAGACCCAGAAGATGCGGTCTCGCCGACGGAGGCGGGGCCGTTTGGCGGCATGGTTGACGACGGCCAATTGCTGGCGAAGAGCCAGGTTTTCCGCGATCAGCGCGGCTCGGTTAGCGAGAAGAACTCGAAGAATGGCCCGGATGAGATCGAGCGGAAGCATGCGGTCCCTCGGTTGAGGCTGGAAACCGGGGATTCTAGCGGAGCTTGCCCAGGCGGGCCGCGACGGGGAGAAACTCGTTTAGAATCAGCGCGGACGGACTTTTCGGGAGGCAGTGCGTCCAGCAAAGGCTGGCATGTTCAGTGGGGGTAAGTCCCACCGGGGCAAGAGTCAGAAGCCCCGTAGCTTGGGTCACATCAGTGGAGGAAACGAATCTGGTGAAGCTGGCTGACAAAGCCGTCTTCGGGACGGTGAGCGAGTTACCGGGCCGTAACGCAAGTGAACCCATAGGTGGCCTCGTCAGAAATAGGTTCCGGAGGCCGAGCCCTCTGTCTTCGGGCGAAGGCAGCATGACTGGTTGCAATCTGACTGCCGCGACGAGTCACTCCGGCGGGGTGGTAGGGGCAGCACGGTGACAAGGACATGCCGAGCAACTGGAGAAGCCGTCCTCGTCCCATCGAGAAATCGGCGGAGCAGAATCGGCCGTATAACCGGAGACCCCGGGAAGTCGGTCGAAGACGAGACGGTGGCGGCCGGGCCCGTAGTAGCAATGAAGCGGGGTAACGCCCGTGGAGCGAAGGGACCCTGCTGCACACAACT is from Gammaproteobacteria bacterium and encodes:
- a CDS encoding integrase core domain-containing protein, with the translated sequence MLPLDLIRAILRVLLANRAALIAENLALRQQLAVVNHAAKRPRLRRRDRIFWVWLSKLWRGWRSALVVVQPDTVVRWHRRGFRLYWRWKSRRNGRPKIETEVRALIRRVSRENPLWGAPRIRAELALLGHDVAESTIAKYMVCNRPGRPPSQTWRSFLANHMDCTAACDFFVVPTVTFRLLYCFVILAHERRRILHFNVTDHPTAQWAAQQIVEAFPADGSEPRYLLRDRDGIYGDYFRHRLKNMGIDEVLIAPRSPWQNPFAERVIGSFRRECVDHLVVLSESHLRRILRAYVTYYNGSRCHGSLAGNSPLGREVEPPPAGRVTAIPHVGGLHHRYTRAA